Part of the Streptomyces sp. NBC_00457 genome, AGTCCGCGAGGTCGGTGAGGCTCTGGGCGGGCAGCAGACGCGCGCGTGCCGCGTCCCGGTCGGCGGCGGTGAGCCGGTCCTTCTCGACGAGCCGGTCGAGGCGGGCGCCGATCGCGGCGGACGCCTCCTGGGCCCGTCCGGGGACGGTGTCGTACAGCCGCACGGGATGGCCGGCGACCAGCGCGACCTGGGCGATGCCCTGGCCCATGGTGCCGGTGCCGACGACGGCCACGGGGCTGCTGAGGTCGAGTGCTGTCATGTGCGCGATCCTCCCGCACGGGGTTTTCCACAGATGCGGCGGACCCCCTTGTCCCGACCGATCGTTCGGTTACTCTAACTCTGTCCGGCTGTTTCCGCCCAGGTCATGAGCTCAAAGAAGAGTTCTTGAGACGAGGAGTTGGTCCCGTATGGCCGCCGAACTCACCGCGCACCAGCTGATCGCCGCTCACCGGCCCACCCTCGACCAGGCGCTGGAAGCGATCCGCACGCGCGCGTACTGGTCTCCGCACCCCGAGCACCCCAAGGCCTACGGCGAGCAGGGCAGTCTGGACGCGGCAGCCGGCAAGGCCGCCTTCGACGCCGTTCTGGGCACCCGCCTGGACCTCGGCCAGCCCGGCACGGACGGCTTCACGGGCGGCGAGGTCTCGCCGTACGGCATCGAGCTGGGCGTCACCTACCCGCACGCGGACATCGAGGTCCTGCTGCCCGCGATGAAGGCCGGCCAGCGCGCCTGGCGGGACGCAGGCGCGGAGATCCGGGCCGTGGTCTGCCTGGAGATCCTCAAGCGCATCAGCGACCGGACGCACGAGTTCGCGCACGCGGTCATGCACACCTCCGGCCAGGCCTTCATGATGGCGTTCCAGGCGGGCGGCCCGCATGCGCAGGACCGTGGCCTGGAGGCGGTGGCGTACGCGTATGTGGAGCAGGTCCGCACCCCCGACACCGCGGAGTGGACCAAGCCCCAGGGCAAGCGCGACCCGCTCGCGCTCACCAAGCAGTTCACGCCGGTCCCGCGCGGGATCGCCCTGGTGATCGGCTGCAACACCTTCCCGACGTGGAACGGCTATCCGGGCCTGTTCGCCTCCCTGGCCACCGGAAACGCGGTCCTGGTCAAGCCCCACCCGCGCGCCGTGCTGCCGCTCGCGCTCACCGTGCAGGTCGCCCGCCAGGTGCTGACCGAGGCGGGCTTCGACCCGAACCTGGTGGCGCTCGCCGCCGAGCGCCCGGACGAGGGCATCGCCAAGACCCTGGCCGTGCGCCCGGAGATCCGGATCATCGACTACACCGGTTCGACGGCCTTCGGTGACTGGCTGGAGGCCAACGCCCGCCAGGCGCAGGTCTACACGGAGAAGGCGGGCGTCAACACGGTGCTCGTGGAGTCGACCGGCGACTACAGGGGGATGCTGTCCAACCTGGCCTTCTCGTTGTCCCTGTACAGCGGCCAGATGTGCACCACCCCGCAGAACCTGCTCATCCCGCGCGACGGCATCCGCACCGAGGAGGGCCCGCGGACCTTCGACGAGGTCGTCGCCGACCTCGCCCGCGCGGTCGACGGCCTGCTCGGCGACGACGCGCGCGCCAACGCGCTGCTCGGCGCGATCGTCAATCCCGATGTGAAGGCTCGGCTGGAGGCGGCGGCGAGCCTCGGCGAAGTCGCCCTCGCCTCACGGGAGATCAGCAACCCGGAGTTCCCGGACGCGGTCGTCCGTACGCCGGTGATCGTGAAGCTGGACGGAGCCAAGCCGGACGCCGAGGCCGCGTACATGAGCGAGTGCTTCGGGCCCGTCTCCTTCGCCGTCGCGGTCGACTCGGCGTCCGACGCGGTGGAGTTGCTGCGGCGGACGATCCGCGAGAAGGGTGCGATGACCGTCGGTGCGTACACCTCTGACGAGGAGGTCGAGCAGGCGGTCGTCGAGGTCTGCCTGGAGGAGTCGGCGCAGTTGTCGCTGAACCTCACGGGTGGGGTGTATGTGAACCAGACGGCCGCGTTCTCCGACTTCCACGGGTCGGGGGGCAACCCGGCAGCGAACGCCGCGTTGTGTGATGGGGCGTTTG contains:
- the paaN gene encoding phenylacetic acid degradation protein PaaN, with product MAAELTAHQLIAAHRPTLDQALEAIRTRAYWSPHPEHPKAYGEQGSLDAAAGKAAFDAVLGTRLDLGQPGTDGFTGGEVSPYGIELGVTYPHADIEVLLPAMKAGQRAWRDAGAEIRAVVCLEILKRISDRTHEFAHAVMHTSGQAFMMAFQAGGPHAQDRGLEAVAYAYVEQVRTPDTAEWTKPQGKRDPLALTKQFTPVPRGIALVIGCNTFPTWNGYPGLFASLATGNAVLVKPHPRAVLPLALTVQVARQVLTEAGFDPNLVALAAERPDEGIAKTLAVRPEIRIIDYTGSTAFGDWLEANARQAQVYTEKAGVNTVLVESTGDYRGMLSNLAFSLSLYSGQMCTTPQNLLIPRDGIRTEEGPRTFDEVVADLARAVDGLLGDDARANALLGAIVNPDVKARLEAAASLGEVALASREISNPEFPDAVVRTPVIVKLDGAKPDAEAAYMSECFGPVSFAVAVDSASDAVELLRRTIREKGAMTVGAYTSDEEVEQAVVEVCLEESAQLSLNLTGGVYVNQTAAFSDFHGSGGNPAANAALCDGAFVASRFRVVEVRREA